In Halodesulfovibrio sp. MK-HDV, a single window of DNA contains:
- a CDS encoding glycosyltransferase family 39 protein has translation MGLKKTHLLAILAIFLLMRLLSLGLYPLMDTTEARYGEMARLMVETGNWLTPQFDYNVPFWGKPPLFTWMSALGLKLFGQSEFAIRFPHWLAGLVTIGMAMMFASYHKISPLLTGIVLATCGMFFISSGAVMTDMALTLSITITILSFYLCWNGKKAWGYAGFVGLGIGLLAKGPVAIVLAAIAFYPFLAVQHGPFKAFVVFWKRFPVITGTLLMLGISLPWYLMAEKATPGFLDYFIIGEHWKRFTLPGWEGDLYGSAHDRPRGMIWLFGLFSALPWSLILPMLLWKKWKSSTEKTISLPPLAYMLLFWLISPMVLFTFAGNILPTYVLPGLPALGLICAGLLTQKDEKWFVIFCKVMPAVMLIGLVVVMFTAATTNSDKILFETADKSVPAFYIRKRPFSGQFYSSGKAIVLKNSEQLNELDSPYYLLGKKKDLDKFFEKNKVDCRIVAESPKRQRYLCE, from the coding sequence ATGGGCCTAAAAAAAACACACCTGCTTGCTATCTTAGCAATTTTTCTACTGATGAGGCTTCTTTCACTAGGCTTGTACCCACTTATGGACACAACAGAAGCACGTTATGGGGAAATGGCGCGCTTGATGGTCGAAACAGGCAACTGGCTCACCCCTCAGTTTGATTACAACGTTCCATTCTGGGGCAAACCCCCTTTGTTCACTTGGATGAGTGCGCTAGGTCTAAAGTTATTTGGACAATCCGAGTTTGCAATCCGCTTTCCACACTGGTTAGCCGGTCTTGTAACTATCGGAATGGCAATGATGTTTGCTTCCTACCATAAAATTAGCCCACTTCTCACTGGGATAGTACTCGCTACCTGTGGAATGTTTTTTATTTCCAGCGGTGCTGTGATGACTGATATGGCTCTCACGCTTTCAATTACGATTACCATACTTTCATTCTACCTTTGCTGGAATGGGAAAAAGGCTTGGGGCTATGCCGGCTTTGTTGGTCTTGGGATAGGCTTGCTAGCAAAGGGGCCTGTGGCCATTGTACTTGCAGCTATCGCATTTTACCCTTTCCTTGCAGTACAACACGGACCATTTAAAGCTTTTGTCGTATTTTGGAAGCGATTCCCTGTTATCACCGGTACGCTTTTAATGCTCGGGATCTCCCTTCCTTGGTATCTCATGGCTGAGAAAGCAACCCCGGGTTTTCTTGACTACTTCATTATAGGTGAACACTGGAAACGCTTTACTCTTCCAGGCTGGGAAGGGGACTTGTATGGCTCAGCGCATGATCGCCCGCGCGGCATGATTTGGCTCTTTGGATTGTTTTCGGCTTTGCCGTGGTCATTGATACTTCCAATGCTCTTATGGAAGAAATGGAAAAGCTCAACGGAAAAAACAATATCCCTCCCCCCGTTAGCTTACATGCTTCTCTTCTGGTTAATTTCTCCGATGGTTCTCTTTACATTTGCCGGAAACATCTTGCCTACATATGTATTGCCTGGACTTCCTGCGCTAGGTTTAATCTGTGCCGGGTTACTTACACAGAAAGATGAAAAATGGTTTGTTATCTTCTGCAAAGTCATGCCGGCCGTAATGCTGATTGGTCTTGTGGTTGTAATGTTCACAGCTGCAACTACAAATAGTGATAAGATTCTGTTTGAAACAGCAGATAAGTCCGTTCCTGCGTTTTATATTCGAAAACGTCCATTCTCCGGCCAATTCTACAGTAGCGGTAAGGCTATTGTTTTAAAAAACTCTGAACAGCTAAATGAGCTTGATTCTCCCTATTATTTGTTAGGAAAGAAAAAGGATCTGGACAAATTTTTTGAGAAAAACAAAGTGGATTGCAGAATCGTTGCCGAGTCACCTAAGCGCCAAAGGTATTTATGCGAATAA
- a CDS encoding glycosyltransferase family 2 protein: MKNKKIESGYFQKSDDFKKSDIKLSVVVPFFNEEEVLPAFHKRLTAVLDTIQEKTEIVYINDGSYDNSQKIITNALPTSSTVRYVCLSRNFGKEAAMTAGLRNTRGQAVVILDADLQDPPELIPQMLEQWEKGYDVVNMQRAVRHGETKFKRFSAATFYKLINILSELHIPENVGDFRLISRTVVEHINTLPEKNRYMKGLFSWPGFVQTTLQFDRDPRFCGKTKWNYFKLMGLAMNGITSFSIRPLRIATVLGTLIATGAFAYGFWVIIKTLASGEPVQGYPSLMVVQLGLGGVQLLCIGLLGEYIGRIFIESKGRPTYVIDQILDQPANHLEYEDKQWA; this comes from the coding sequence ATGAAAAATAAAAAAATAGAATCAGGCTATTTTCAGAAGTCAGATGATTTTAAGAAATCTGATATAAAGCTTTCAGTTGTAGTTCCTTTTTTCAATGAAGAAGAGGTATTACCAGCATTTCATAAAAGACTCACAGCTGTTCTTGATACAATCCAAGAAAAAACAGAAATTGTTTATATCAATGATGGTAGTTACGATAACAGCCAAAAGATAATTACAAATGCCTTACCCACGTCAAGCACAGTAAGGTACGTCTGTTTAAGTAGAAATTTTGGCAAAGAGGCTGCAATGACCGCAGGTCTTCGAAACACTCGTGGACAAGCTGTTGTCATTCTAGACGCAGACCTGCAAGACCCTCCTGAGCTCATTCCGCAGATGCTTGAACAATGGGAAAAGGGCTATGACGTTGTCAATATGCAGCGTGCCGTACGACACGGAGAGACAAAGTTTAAACGTTTTTCTGCAGCAACGTTCTATAAACTCATAAACATACTGTCCGAACTGCATATTCCTGAAAATGTTGGGGATTTTCGATTGATTAGCCGCACTGTAGTTGAGCATATCAATACACTTCCTGAAAAAAATCGGTACATGAAAGGACTATTTTCTTGGCCAGGATTTGTCCAAACAACCCTACAGTTTGATCGTGACCCTCGTTTTTGTGGAAAAACGAAATGGAATTATTTCAAATTGATGGGGTTGGCCATGAATGGAATAACTTCATTTTCAATCCGCCCCTTGCGAATAGCTACCGTACTAGGAACGTTAATAGCCACCGGTGCGTTTGCGTATGGTTTTTGGGTAATCATTAAGACCTTGGCATCAGGAGAACCAGTTCAAGGGTACCCATCATTAATGGTTGTTCAACTAGGACTAGGAGGGGTTCAACTACTTTGTATTGGTCTCTTAGGCGAGTACATTGGAAGAATTTTTATCGAATCAAAAGGACGACCGACCTACGTTATTGATCAGATTCTTGACCAGCCTGCAAACCATTTAGAATATGAAGACAAACAATGGGCCTAA
- a CDS encoding methyl-accepting chemotaxis protein, which translates to MNWNLRNKFLIPTLLVMALALGAVTYTSFKLADDAISEAMLNQSDQTVKGISTQMSIWVDGIQKDLTQISHHPIFQELASQRTPNPELALRATTILKDSLQIYGEYRGMGLFDTKGIAHAYVATGTNATPTISDRAYFQKAVRGDIAISDALISKTTGKPIIVVAIPYRLHGEIKGVFVGALNLTAFSIKFIDPVKLGKTGYAFMISRAGYLCAHPDKSIIMKARATDGPDGKEMQKNKNGILRTEWQGVSQIITYRTEPKTEWIVAVAANVDDIFSEVTAIKNSNILISLVGLILVALVVFFIVRNIIMSLNKCVGFAENVANGNLEQNLAIERHDEIGNLSASLNVMVTNLKSMIAMSENKTKEAEQESTRAQVAMQDAEEARSEAENAKRDGLLQAAAQLEEIVDGVTYTTQELSQLIQEAANGSSIQRERAAESATAIEEMNATVLEVARNAGEAAEYATSAREKAEDGESIVHTVVESIGEVEAHSGKLKTSLADLGGQAKNIESVMTVITDIADQTNLLALNAAIEAARAGEAGRGFAVVADEVRKLAEKTMLATKEVDEAIRAIQLASRENIEGMDQASNAVVRSTGFAQQSGDALRSIVDIVVANSDQVSSIATASEQQSAASEQISRGSEEVNRIATETAESMALASDSVHKLSTMTSELNNVITHLKNS; encoded by the coding sequence ATGAATTGGAATCTACGAAATAAATTTCTTATCCCAACGTTACTAGTTATGGCATTAGCCCTTGGTGCAGTTACATACACTTCCTTTAAGCTTGCTGATGACGCTATTTCTGAAGCCATGCTTAACCAGTCCGATCAAACTGTAAAAGGCATTAGTACTCAAATGTCTATATGGGTGGATGGAATACAGAAAGACCTCACACAAATTTCTCATCACCCTATCTTTCAGGAACTAGCTTCGCAGAGAACTCCAAATCCGGAACTGGCTCTTCGTGCGACCACTATTCTTAAAGATTCTCTTCAAATATATGGAGAGTACAGAGGGATGGGGCTGTTTGATACAAAAGGGATTGCACATGCATATGTAGCTACTGGAACAAACGCCACACCAACCATCTCCGATAGAGCTTATTTCCAAAAAGCCGTACGCGGTGACATTGCAATTTCTGATGCACTGATAAGCAAAACAACTGGAAAACCCATTATTGTAGTTGCTATTCCCTATCGTCTACATGGTGAGATTAAGGGTGTTTTTGTAGGAGCTTTAAATCTCACAGCATTCTCAATCAAGTTTATTGACCCCGTAAAATTGGGAAAAACCGGATACGCTTTTATGATATCCAGAGCCGGGTACTTGTGTGCTCATCCCGACAAATCAATCATCATGAAAGCCCGCGCAACTGACGGTCCTGACGGAAAAGAAATGCAGAAGAACAAAAATGGGATTCTTCGCACAGAATGGCAAGGCGTAAGCCAGATTATCACGTATCGAACCGAGCCTAAAACTGAGTGGATTGTCGCTGTAGCTGCAAACGTTGATGATATTTTTTCTGAAGTCACAGCCATCAAAAATAGCAATATTTTGATTAGCCTCGTCGGATTGATACTAGTCGCACTCGTAGTATTCTTTATTGTTCGCAATATTATTATGTCCCTTAACAAGTGTGTCGGGTTTGCAGAAAACGTTGCCAACGGGAATCTTGAACAAAATTTAGCTATCGAACGGCACGATGAAATTGGTAACTTGTCAGCGTCCTTAAATGTTATGGTCACAAACCTAAAAAGCATGATTGCGATGTCTGAGAATAAAACCAAGGAAGCTGAGCAAGAATCTACAAGAGCTCAGGTTGCAATGCAGGATGCTGAAGAGGCAAGAAGTGAAGCTGAAAACGCAAAGCGTGATGGTCTGCTTCAAGCCGCGGCACAACTTGAAGAGATTGTTGACGGTGTTACCTATACAACCCAAGAGCTTTCGCAGTTAATTCAAGAAGCCGCAAATGGATCTAGCATTCAACGTGAACGTGCAGCAGAGTCTGCAACGGCCATTGAAGAAATGAATGCAACAGTCCTTGAGGTTGCCCGCAATGCTGGTGAAGCAGCGGAATATGCTACTTCTGCCCGAGAAAAAGCAGAAGATGGGGAAAGCATTGTACATACCGTTGTAGAATCGATCGGCGAAGTTGAAGCCCACTCAGGTAAATTGAAGACAAGTCTTGCAGATTTGGGAGGACAGGCCAAAAACATTGAGTCTGTAATGACTGTCATCACAGATATCGCTGATCAAACCAACTTGCTTGCCCTGAATGCTGCAATTGAAGCAGCCCGAGCTGGTGAAGCTGGACGAGGTTTTGCTGTCGTTGCAGATGAAGTTCGCAAGCTGGCAGAAAAAACAATGTTAGCCACAAAAGAAGTAGATGAGGCGATACGTGCTATTCAATTAGCATCACGGGAAAATATTGAAGGTATGGATCAAGCATCCAACGCTGTTGTCCGTTCAACAGGTTTTGCTCAGCAATCTGGTGATGCTTTGCGGTCAATTGTCGATATTGTCGTGGCTAACTCTGATCAAGTTAGTTCTATTGCTACTGCAAGTGAACAACAGTCCGCTGCCTCAGAACAAATTAGTCGGGGTTCCGAAGAGGTTAACCGTATTGCAACCGAAACTGCGGAATCAATGGCTTTAGCATCGGATTCAGTACATAAGCTCTCAACTATGACATCAGAGCTAAACAACGTGATTACACACTTAAAAAATTCCTAA
- a CDS encoding RidA family protein, with translation MSEITRITPGVRMSKATIFNGVAYLCGQVPDNSDCDICDQARNMLEKVDALLKEAGSDRKHVLSVLVYLRDMKDFAGFNSVWDTWFEEGYAPARACIEARLARPELLCEVSVTAAVIEK, from the coding sequence ATGTCAGAAATTACTCGAATTACACCCGGCGTCCGTATGAGCAAGGCAACAATTTTTAACGGAGTAGCCTACCTTTGTGGGCAGGTTCCGGACAACTCTGACTGTGATATCTGCGATCAGGCACGTAACATGCTTGAGAAAGTAGACGCTCTTCTGAAAGAAGCAGGCAGCGATAGAAAGCATGTTCTTTCTGTTCTGGTTTACCTCAGAGACATGAAAGACTTTGCTGGTTTCAACTCCGTATGGGACACATGGTTCGAAGAGGGCTATGCACCAGCCAGAGCTTGTATTGAAGCTCGTCTCGCCAGACCAGAACTCCTTTGCGAAGTTTCTGTAACCGCAGCTGTCATCGAGAAGTAA
- a CDS encoding NAD(P)/FAD-dependent oxidoreductase, with amino-acid sequence MSHYDVVVIGAGPSGLSCGATLAEMGLDTLILDEQIHPGGQIYRNVESTSAAQLEFFGEDYAQGRAIVQRFRKSNAKYKGGATVWQVEADGDICYSCEGASHHITANYIVIATGAMERPVPLQGWTLPGVLGAGAANNLAKEAGLSPEGKVVICGSGPLLLLEASLLIKKGVQIEAILDTTPLIPSLSVVKNLPRALLRTDFLLKGLKILWDIKKSKIPYLRGVSGLKMIGQDNVEQVECTHRGKKVTIPTNVALLHFGVIPNTHMMRQVGCELHWNPELRYWHPVCDNWGRTNHDRVFVAGDGSYVSGAVAAGLKGELTGLEIAKSLGIISTIARDEIAKPITAQITKDKHPRPFIDAMYAPRAGQYTFDNETVVCRCENVTVGEIREVISQGAHDPNEIKIITRAGMGPCQGRMCGSAINEILAEELDSTPDEVGYLTIRPPLKGVPLGEIAAMKFTQASGPADLFKNQK; translated from the coding sequence ATGAGCCATTATGATGTTGTTGTTATCGGCGCAGGTCCTTCCGGACTTTCCTGCGGTGCAACACTTGCTGAAATGGGACTTGATACGCTCATTCTTGATGAACAGATTCATCCGGGCGGACAGATTTACCGTAATGTAGAATCCACCTCTGCGGCACAGTTGGAATTCTTTGGTGAAGATTACGCACAGGGTCGCGCGATTGTGCAGCGTTTCAGAAAAAGCAACGCAAAGTACAAAGGTGGCGCAACCGTTTGGCAGGTCGAAGCTGATGGTGACATCTGCTACAGCTGCGAAGGTGCTTCTCACCACATTACAGCGAACTATATCGTTATCGCAACCGGCGCCATGGAACGTCCTGTTCCCCTTCAGGGATGGACTCTTCCCGGCGTGTTAGGTGCAGGTGCAGCAAACAACCTTGCCAAAGAAGCAGGCCTTTCTCCTGAAGGAAAAGTAGTTATTTGCGGAAGCGGTCCACTGTTACTGCTCGAAGCATCTCTTCTGATTAAGAAAGGGGTTCAGATTGAAGCAATTCTGGACACAACGCCGCTTATTCCTTCTCTCTCCGTGGTCAAAAATCTTCCACGTGCTTTACTGAGAACAGATTTTCTCCTGAAGGGTCTCAAGATTCTCTGGGACATCAAAAAATCGAAAATACCTTACCTGCGCGGGGTTTCCGGTCTGAAGATGATTGGTCAGGACAACGTGGAACAGGTTGAATGCACTCACAGAGGCAAGAAAGTTACAATTCCAACCAACGTTGCGCTGCTTCATTTTGGTGTTATTCCAAATACCCACATGATGCGTCAGGTGGGTTGTGAATTACATTGGAACCCTGAGCTTCGTTACTGGCATCCAGTTTGCGACAATTGGGGACGCACTAACCACGACAGAGTTTTTGTTGCAGGTGACGGCAGCTATGTTTCCGGTGCAGTTGCAGCAGGCCTAAAAGGTGAACTGACAGGTTTAGAAATCGCTAAAAGTCTCGGCATCATTTCTACCATAGCCCGTGATGAAATCGCGAAGCCGATTACTGCACAAATTACAAAAGATAAGCACCCTAGACCATTTATCGACGCAATGTATGCACCACGTGCAGGACAATACACATTCGATAATGAAACCGTGGTATGCCGCTGTGAAAACGTCACTGTGGGTGAAATCCGCGAAGTTATCAGTCAGGGTGCACATGACCCGAACGAAATTAAGATCATAACTCGCGCTGGCATGGGTCCATGTCAGGGCAGAATGTGTGGGTCAGCCATCAACGAAATCCTCGCTGAGGAACTAGATTCTACACCGGATGAAGTTGGCTACTTAACCATTCGTCCTCCTTTAAAAGGGGTACCGCTTGGTGAAATTGCCGCTATGAAATTTACTCAAGCTTCCGGCCCTGCAGATTTATTTAAGAACCAAAAGTAG
- a CDS encoding (2Fe-2S)-binding protein has translation MFKIDPSHAQQTVTVLLDGKHKALPAGMSVAAALLSCGEIISRVSPSSKKPCSPHCLMGVCYECLMEIDGTKKQACMTEVAEGMVINRNFVQEEAS, from the coding sequence ATGTTTAAAATCGATCCTTCACATGCTCAGCAGACAGTTACTGTTCTGCTCGATGGTAAACATAAAGCTCTTCCTGCAGGAATGAGTGTAGCGGCAGCACTTTTAAGTTGCGGAGAAATCATCTCCCGCGTTTCCCCTTCATCGAAAAAGCCATGCAGCCCGCATTGTCTCATGGGTGTTTGTTACGAATGCCTTATGGAAATTGACGGCACTAAAAAACAGGCATGTATGACTGAAGTTGCAGAAGGAATGGTTATTAACCGTAACTTCGTGCAAGAGGAGGCAAGCTAA
- a CDS encoding FAD-binding oxidoreductase, translating to MKTADIIVIGGGITGASTALGLVKENAGKVLMFDSQLPSQRLSRANFGLTWFMCKGGGSSTYAKWCRNACKQWPEYAAALEDETKTNIELEWNGGALHAFGEDQLKAHASSVEKLTGVCDEVGLDYPVSVLDRQQFSELVPKMQLGEDVSGAMYTPHQGHINPLKLLGAMRQSFQMNGGEFVGNQNILEIIPKGNTVTVKTKDEEYSCGKLVVAAGHGCERLLFPLGFKLNVYPQRGQLLVTERCERKLPFPLLAVRQTQDGTYMVGLTTEDVAHDIRVTPQAMQQHAQNAIRIFPELASVNWVRAWGAIRVMTPDGAPIYDTLPNHPNIYVMALHSAVSLNPMHTSVVAPWILNGSNAEALSPFSNGRFNV from the coding sequence GTGAAGACAGCTGATATCATAGTTATTGGTGGCGGCATTACCGGCGCTTCCACAGCACTTGGCTTAGTAAAAGAAAACGCGGGCAAAGTTCTTATGTTCGACAGCCAGCTGCCCTCGCAGCGACTTTCCCGTGCAAACTTCGGACTCACATGGTTCATGTGCAAGGGCGGCGGCAGCTCGACATACGCCAAATGGTGTCGCAACGCTTGCAAACAGTGGCCTGAATATGCAGCAGCCCTTGAAGATGAGACAAAAACAAACATCGAACTGGAATGGAACGGCGGCGCATTACACGCCTTCGGTGAAGACCAGTTAAAGGCTCATGCCTCAAGCGTTGAAAAACTTACTGGCGTCTGCGATGAAGTTGGACTGGACTACCCAGTTTCTGTTCTCGATCGTCAGCAGTTTTCAGAGCTTGTGCCTAAAATGCAGCTTGGTGAAGATGTTTCCGGCGCAATGTACACCCCGCATCAAGGGCACATTAACCCGCTGAAACTTCTCGGCGCTATGCGTCAATCTTTCCAGATGAACGGTGGTGAATTTGTGGGCAACCAGAACATTCTGGAAATTATCCCCAAAGGCAACACCGTCACTGTTAAAACCAAAGACGAAGAATACAGTTGCGGCAAGCTCGTGGTAGCTGCCGGACACGGCTGTGAGCGCCTTCTCTTCCCACTTGGTTTTAAACTAAATGTATATCCGCAACGCGGTCAGTTACTGGTAACAGAACGCTGCGAACGCAAACTTCCGTTCCCATTGCTTGCAGTACGCCAGACTCAGGACGGTACATACATGGTCGGCCTGACCACTGAAGATGTCGCACACGATATCCGCGTTACCCCGCAGGCGATGCAACAACATGCTCAAAATGCAATCAGAATTTTCCCTGAACTTGCTTCCGTGAACTGGGTTCGAGCCTGGGGTGCAATCCGCGTAATGACTCCGGACGGCGCACCGATTTACGACACGCTTCCAAATCATCCAAACATTTATGTCATGGCTCTTCATAGCGCTGTTTCGCTTAATCCAATGCACACATCAGTTGTAGCACCGTGGATTCTTAATGGCAGCAACGCAGAAGCTCTTTCTCCTTTCAGCAACGGACGTTTCAATGTTTAA
- the dctP gene encoding TRAP transporter substrate-binding protein DctP, translated as MQKKLSVAVVMMFVCILAVGTAQARSWKISHVRPQNAAIDKDLKLFAAELAEISKGNMKAKIYASSSLGDYTVVQERVGLGAVDMACQPVAFAADKRMQIANFPFMMTTWAQAEKNFTATAPLRKTIAGLYQEQDIKLLATWPAYFGGVALNKEPENPTDPNAKKGLKIRVVPSKSFKLMADTIGFIGTPIPFSEAFTAVQTGVVDGVVGSGAEGYYASFRDVTKFYLPLNTHFEMWYLIMNAELYNGLDDSQKALVDKAAADFEQRRWERAEADQAANEQRLADYGAKIIPVSKEAVEAHATKVREQVWPIILSDVGEDWGRNVLSNIIQ; from the coding sequence ATGCAAAAAAAATTATCAGTCGCTGTTGTTATGATGTTTGTCTGTATTCTTGCCGTAGGCACTGCACAGGCTCGCAGCTGGAAAATTTCCCACGTGCGTCCGCAGAATGCTGCTATCGACAAAGACCTTAAGTTATTTGCCGCAGAACTGGCAGAAATCAGCAAAGGCAACATGAAAGCAAAAATTTATGCTTCCAGCTCCCTCGGTGACTACACCGTTGTACAGGAACGTGTTGGTCTCGGCGCAGTAGATATGGCCTGTCAGCCAGTTGCTTTTGCAGCTGACAAACGCATGCAGATTGCCAACTTCCCATTCATGATGACCACATGGGCACAGGCAGAAAAGAACTTTACTGCAACTGCACCACTCAGAAAAACAATCGCTGGTCTTTATCAAGAACAGGACATCAAACTTCTTGCAACATGGCCTGCATACTTCGGTGGCGTAGCTCTGAACAAAGAGCCTGAAAACCCAACCGACCCTAATGCAAAAAAAGGTTTAAAAATCCGCGTTGTGCCAAGTAAGTCATTTAAACTTATGGCAGACACAATCGGCTTTATCGGCACACCAATTCCGTTCTCTGAAGCATTTACCGCAGTACAGACCGGTGTTGTTGACGGTGTTGTAGGCTCCGGCGCAGAAGGCTACTACGCTTCATTCCGCGACGTAACCAAATTCTACCTCCCGCTCAATACTCACTTCGAAATGTGGTACCTCATCATGAACGCAGAACTCTACAACGGTCTTGATGATTCTCAGAAAGCACTCGTTGATAAAGCAGCAGCTGACTTTGAACAGCGTCGCTGGGAACGTGCTGAAGCTGATCAGGCTGCAAACGAGCAGCGTCTTGCAGACTACGGCGCAAAAATCATCCCTGTTTCTAAAGAAGCTGTAGAAGCCCATGCAACAAAAGTACGTGAGCAGGTATGGCCAATCATTCTTTCTGACGTAGGCGAAGACTGGGGACGCAACGTTCTTTCAAATATCATTCAGTAA